A DNA window from Sphingomonas changnyeongensis contains the following coding sequences:
- a CDS encoding TonB-dependent receptor has protein sequence MFHTVQFRNRILIAEGGPSLDLLNGDAIGARGGAPRHRVEVQAGYFQNGLGMRLSANWQSATRVNEANGDALRFGAIGTANLRLFANLGVIPSVVRGRPFLRGTRLTFAVDNIFNTRQQVTDASGSIPLSFQPDLLDPLGRTVRLQFRKLFF, from the coding sequence TCCGCAACCGCATCCTGATCGCCGAAGGCGGGCCGAGCCTTGATCTACTGAACGGCGATGCCATTGGCGCGCGCGGCGGTGCGCCGCGCCACCGGGTCGAGGTGCAGGCCGGCTATTTCCAGAACGGGCTTGGCATGCGCCTGTCGGCCAACTGGCAGAGCGCGACGCGGGTCAATGAGGCGAATGGCGATGCCCTGCGCTTCGGCGCGATCGGCACCGCCAATCTGCGGCTGTTCGCCAATCTGGGGGTGATCCCGTCGGTCGTGCGCGGCCGGCCGTTCCTGCGCGGCACGCGGCTGACCTTCGCGGTCGACAACATCTTCAACACCCGCCAGCAGGTCACCGACGCCTCGGGCAGCATCCCGCTGTCGTTCCAGCCCGACCTGCTCGACCCGCTTGGCCGGACAGTCAGGCTGCAGTTCCGCAAGCTGTTCTTCTGA